In Cetobacterium somerae ATCC BAA-474, the genomic stretch AGCAATTTTCAGATTTACTTTTCTCATAATTTTTCGAATACATTTATCCAAAGTTCTAACTCCAGCTTCTCTAGCATATTTATCTATTATAAATTTTAGAGCATTTTTACTTATCGTAATCTCTTTATTATCCAAAGCGTGAGCTTTAAGTTGTTGAGGAATTAAGTATTTTTGAGCTATTTGTAATTTTTCTTCAAGTATATAGCCTGATAAATGAATGATTTCCATTCTATCAAGTAATGGTCTTGGAATTGTATCTAGTTGATTTGCAGTTGTAACAAAAAGAATTTTTGATAAATCATATCTTATATCTAAGTAGTGATCTAAAAAATCCTTATTTTGTTCTGGATCTAAAACTTCTAATAAAGCAGAAGCGGGATCTCCTCTAAAACTATTTCCAATTTTATCTATTTCATCAATCATAATAACAGGATTTGATGTTTGTACAAGCTTTAAAGCTTGAATAATTTTTCCAGGCATAGCTCCAATGTATGTTCTTCTATGCCCTTTGATTTCAGCTTCATCAACCATACCACCAACAGAGAAACGATAAAATTTTCTATTTAATGATTCTGCTATTGATTTACCAATTGATGTTTTTCCAACTCCTGGAGGTCCGACTAAACAAAGAATGGATCCATTAACATTTCCAGTTTTTATAACTGTACTTACAAATTCTAAAATACTATTTTTTATATCTTCAAGACCATAGTGATCCCGATCTAAAATTGTTTTAGCCTTCTTTATATCCAATCTATCTTTTGAAAAAACGCCCCATGGAAGTTCAACAATAGACTCAATATATGTTCGAGCTACATGATATTCAGGAGAACCTTGATCAAGTAGAGAAAGTTTTTCAAGTTGTTCATCAACTATCTTTTCAGCTTCTGGAGATAGATGAATATGATTTATTTTATCTACAATTTTATCAATAACTGCTGATTTTTCATCTTTTTCTAATCCAAGTTCCTGTTTTATTAATTTTAGCTGTTCTCTTAAAAAATATTCTTTTTGTTGCTTACTAACTTTATCTTCGATTTGTTTAGAAATTTTAGCTTGAAGTTGGGAGATTTCTAATTCTTTTTTCAGCATCGTTAAAAGTCTTTGTGAACGATTAACTATACTAAACTCTTCTAAAAGTTCTTGGAGATCCTTTGCTTCAGCTTTTAGCATTGAAGAAACAAAATCTATAAAAATACTAGGATGGTCATATGATGCTTGGGAAACTAAGAGTTTTAACTCCTCTTTTAGTATAGGATTAACTTCAAAAATTTCCTTTAAAGATGTCATAATGGCAAGCATATAAGCTTTAAGTTCAACGGATGAATCAGTTGTTTCTCTATTATATTTTACTTTCCAACACAATCTAGAATTTCCAGGGACAACTTTTTTCTTTTTAAATCTTTCTACACCAAAAACAATAGCTTGAACAGAATCTTGGGAGATAGATGTAACTTTATTAATTTTAACAACAGTTCCAACATCATATAAAGTTGAGTTGAAGTAATCATTATCATCAATATCTTTCACAAAAACTAAACCGATGAAACCGTTATAGTGTTCCTCTGCATCTTTTATTGCTTGTAAAAAATCCTCTCCTGTGAAAGCGATTGGAGTTAGAATATTTGGGAAAATAGGTCTTATTACAAGAGGTAAAATTGGAATATCTTCTGGTAACAAATCCCTTATATTAACAAGATCAGTAGAATTATTATTTGTACTAGTCATAGCCTCCTCCTTTTGTTTCCGTTATTATAATTAGAGTACATATAAATGCCTATATTTCCTTTTATAAATTAAAAATAAAAGTTGAAATTTATTTTGAAAAGGAAGAGAGATAAAAAAGCAGTAAATCCTTAAAAATACAAAAGTTTTGGAGGAGTTAAAATGATTTTAAGAAAAAGAATTTGCGTTATGGATATTGGTTCTAACTCTATTAGA encodes the following:
- the lon gene encoding endopeptidase La produces the protein MTSTNNNSTDLVNIRDLLPEDIPILPLVIRPIFPNILTPIAFTGEDFLQAIKDAEEHYNGFIGLVFVKDIDDNDYFNSTLYDVGTVVKINKVTSISQDSVQAIVFGVERFKKKKVVPGNSRLCWKVKYNRETTDSSVELKAYMLAIMTSLKEIFEVNPILKEELKLLVSQASYDHPSIFIDFVSSMLKAEAKDLQELLEEFSIVNRSQRLLTMLKKELEISQLQAKISKQIEDKVSKQQKEYFLREQLKLIKQELGLEKDEKSAVIDKIVDKINHIHLSPEAEKIVDEQLEKLSLLDQGSPEYHVARTYIESIVELPWGVFSKDRLDIKKAKTILDRDHYGLEDIKNSILEFVSTVIKTGNVNGSILCLVGPPGVGKTSIGKSIAESLNRKFYRFSVGGMVDEAEIKGHRRTYIGAMPGKIIQALKLVQTSNPVIMIDEIDKIGNSFRGDPASALLEVLDPEQNKDFLDHYLDIRYDLSKILFVTTANQLDTIPRPLLDRMEIIHLSGYILEEKLQIAQKYLIPQQLKAHALDNKEITISKNALKFIIDKYAREAGVRTLDKCIRKIMRKVNLKIAEGNKEKVRINENNVESYLGVPIFTTEELYQNEIPGVTLGLAWTSMGGATLYIEAASISNKESGLKLTGQLGDVMKESAEIAYSYIRSLLAKDNTLPAEAKEFFDKNRVHLHVPEGATPKDGPSAGITMALALYSLATNTPIRKGIAMTGELTLTGKVLPIGGVREKTIAARRVGIFELLLPKDNKKDFDRLPDFLKTGITVNYVDYFTDVINYTIKK